One segment of Stenotrophomonas sp. SAU14A_NAIMI4_8 DNA contains the following:
- the pdxA gene encoding 4-hydroxythreonine-4-phosphate dehydrogenase PdxA, with product MRPELALVPGEPAGIGPELCVRLVQQPRDDCRLLAFADPETLRAAAAALKLPLQLLPEDAHARLPGDLRLRVVANAAPSRFGQADPANASAVIGALLGAGQACLSGELHGVVTGPVHKAVINEGGIAYSGTTELLADQAGVKVVMMLANDIVRVALATTHLPLREVADAITAPALEHTLRTVHAALRGEFGLAAPRIAVLGLNPHAGEDGHLGREELDLIIPLLQRLRAEGMDLVGPLPADTAFLPAKLAGFDTVLAMYHDQGLPVLKYSGFEQAVNLTLGLPYPRVAVDHGTALDLAGRGIADPSSLQAATALCAQLARQRTLSV from the coding sequence ATGCGCCCCGAGCTCGCGCTGGTACCGGGCGAGCCCGCCGGGATCGGTCCGGAACTGTGTGTCCGCCTGGTACAGCAGCCGCGCGATGATTGCCGGCTGCTCGCCTTCGCCGACCCGGAGACCCTGCGCGCGGCCGCTGCCGCGCTGAAGCTGCCCCTGCAACTGCTGCCGGAAGATGCGCACGCGCGTCTGCCCGGCGATCTGCGCCTGCGTGTGGTGGCCAATGCCGCGCCCAGCCGCTTCGGCCAGGCCGACCCGGCCAACGCCAGCGCCGTCATCGGCGCCCTGCTCGGTGCCGGCCAGGCCTGCCTGTCCGGCGAGCTGCACGGCGTGGTCACCGGCCCGGTGCACAAGGCGGTCATCAACGAAGGCGGCATTGCCTACAGCGGCACCACCGAACTGCTGGCCGACCAAGCCGGGGTGAAGGTGGTGATGATGCTGGCCAACGACATCGTGCGCGTTGCGCTGGCCACCACCCACCTGCCCTTGCGCGAGGTGGCCGATGCGATCACCGCGCCCGCCCTGGAACACACCCTGCGCACGGTGCATGCCGCGTTGCGCGGTGAGTTCGGTCTGGCTGCCCCGCGTATCGCCGTGCTGGGCCTGAACCCGCATGCCGGCGAAGACGGCCACCTGGGCCGCGAGGAACTGGACCTGATCATCCCGCTACTGCAGCGCCTGCGCGCAGAGGGCATGGATCTGGTCGGGCCGCTGCCGGCCGACACCGCCTTCCTGCCGGCCAAACTGGCCGGGTTCGACACCGTGCTGGCCATGTACCACGACCAGGGCCTGCCGGTGCTGAAGTATTCGGGCTTCGAACAGGCGGTGAACCTGACCCTGGGCCTGCCCTACCCGCGCGTGGCGGTCGACCATGGCACCGCGCTGGACCTGGCCGGACGGGGCATTGCCGACCCGTCCAGCCTGCAGGCCGCCACGGCCCTGTGTGCGCAATTGGCCCGGCAACGTACACTGAGCGTATGA
- a CDS encoding peptidylprolyl isomerase, with the protein MTKRFPVLLASLLAVSSVSAPLQVIAQEAQPLDRIAAVVDEDVVLQSELQRAIANIKAQYVGRENQLPPDDVLSRQVLERLVLVKLQVARAQGSGIRVSDQELNQAMNSIAQQNGSNLDSLRQRLAHDGIDFEEFRSSVRDEITVQRLRQSFAQSRISVSEGEVDAALKQQATAGNQYHLAHILVALPDGANADQIATGQKKADGVKALLDKGELDFNAAAVRYSDSPNALEGGDLGWRTLDEIPAAFAQMMQQMKAGDVVGPIRGPSGFQLLKLVEVRDANAAAGAHTVTEYHARHILVRVDGNQTDAAAKAKIDTLRARVAGGADFEQVAKESSEDSNSKGQGGDLGWFPADAFGPAFGQQVEGIQDGGVSQPFRTDAGWHIVQRVATRQTDVTSDNQRAQVRETIGRRKLEEEYNRFLQELRGEAYVSFRSGDRAENTATPPQS; encoded by the coding sequence ATGACCAAGCGCTTCCCCGTTCTTCTCGCCTCGCTGCTGGCGGTGTCCAGCGTGTCCGCCCCCCTGCAGGTCATCGCGCAGGAGGCCCAGCCGCTGGACCGCATTGCTGCGGTCGTCGACGAGGACGTGGTCCTGCAGAGTGAACTGCAGCGCGCCATCGCCAACATCAAGGCCCAGTACGTGGGCCGCGAAAACCAGCTGCCGCCGGACGACGTGCTGAGCCGCCAGGTGCTGGAGCGCCTGGTGCTGGTGAAGCTGCAGGTGGCCCGCGCCCAGGGCAGCGGCATCCGTGTCAGCGACCAGGAACTGAACCAGGCGATGAACTCCATCGCCCAGCAGAACGGTTCCAACCTGGACAGCCTGCGCCAGCGCCTGGCCCATGACGGCATCGACTTCGAGGAATTCCGTTCCTCGGTGCGCGACGAGATCACCGTGCAGCGCCTGCGCCAGAGCTTCGCGCAGAGCCGCATCAGCGTGAGCGAGGGTGAAGTAGACGCCGCGCTGAAGCAGCAGGCCACCGCCGGCAACCAGTACCACCTGGCGCACATCCTGGTCGCCCTGCCCGACGGCGCCAACGCCGACCAGATCGCCACCGGCCAGAAGAAGGCCGACGGCGTGAAGGCCCTGCTGGACAAGGGCGAGCTGGACTTCAACGCCGCCGCCGTGCGCTATTCGGACAGCCCCAACGCGCTGGAAGGCGGCGACCTGGGCTGGCGCACGCTGGACGAAATCCCGGCGGCATTCGCGCAGATGATGCAGCAGATGAAGGCCGGCGATGTGGTTGGCCCGATCCGCGGCCCCAGCGGCTTCCAGCTGCTGAAGCTGGTGGAAGTGCGTGATGCCAACGCCGCCGCCGGTGCCCACACGGTCACCGAATACCATGCCCGCCATATCCTGGTGCGCGTGGACGGCAACCAGACCGATGCCGCCGCCAAGGCCAAGATCGACACGCTGCGTGCCCGCGTGGCCGGTGGTGCCGACTTCGAGCAGGTGGCCAAGGAATCGTCGGAAGACAGCAACAGCAAGGGCCAGGGCGGCGATCTGGGCTGGTTCCCGGCCGATGCCTTCGGCCCGGCGTTCGGCCAGCAGGTCGAAGGCATCCAGGATGGCGGCGTCAGCCAGCCGTTCCGTACCGATGCCGGCTGGCACATCGTGCAGCGCGTTGCCACGCGCCAGACCGACGTGACCAGCGACAACCAGCGTGCCCAGGTGCGTGAAACCATCGGCCGCCGCAAGCTGGAAGAGGAATACAACCGCTTCCTGCAGGAACTGCGTGGCGAAGCCTACGTCAGCTTCCGCAGCGGCGACCGGGCGGAAAACACCGCCACCCCGCCGCAGTCCTGA